A region of Plantactinospora sp. BC1 DNA encodes the following proteins:
- a CDS encoding DUF397 domain-containing protein, with protein sequence MSESLPAVAWHISTKSNSNGGSCVEAGPLLDGSGRVAVRHSKAPDAAVIVYTRPEWDAFLAGAKEGEFDFPPA encoded by the coding sequence ATGAGCGAGTCCCTGCCGGCGGTTGCCTGGCACATCAGCACGAAAAGCAACAGCAACGGCGGGAGCTGTGTCGAGGCGGGTCCGCTGCTGGACGGCTCCGGCCGGGTCGCCGTACGGCACAGCAAGGCACCGGACGCGGCGGTGATCGTCTACACCCGACCGGAGTGGGACGCCTTCCTGGCCGGCGCCAAGGAGGGCGAGTTCGACTTCCCGCCCGCCTGA
- a CDS encoding helix-turn-helix transcriptional regulator, which yields MPTRNESFVQTLRAQWLGQQMRQLREQRGFTLKRAAEFLERDYSSVARWERAEWPFRRGVVVSLLDLYGEHDPRTRAHLIQLAEDAWRTDRWDDDYDEIVDASFIDFPWLETRAEQICSFDAMLMPGLMQTPEYAEAVIRNAEGKRATPFSVAKWMQLRLDRQRVLEPDFGVTVSAVIDESVLRRPVGGPALMRGQLKHLGELLRRPNVQVRVLPATVGLHPGLDGSFVLFRMPKPYPEVAYAETLGGRLFMEAPKSKRYAEAYARLQQMALDPTGSARLIATIAEEL from the coding sequence ATGCCGACGAGAAACGAATCCTTCGTGCAGACCCTGCGTGCCCAGTGGCTCGGGCAGCAGATGCGCCAGTTGCGCGAGCAGCGCGGCTTCACCCTGAAACGCGCCGCCGAATTCCTGGAGCGCGACTACTCCTCGGTCGCCCGCTGGGAACGGGCCGAGTGGCCGTTCCGGCGTGGCGTGGTCGTCTCGCTGCTCGACCTCTACGGCGAGCACGATCCGCGTACCCGGGCGCACCTGATCCAGCTCGCCGAGGACGCCTGGCGGACCGACCGGTGGGACGACGACTACGACGAGATCGTCGACGCCTCGTTCATCGACTTTCCCTGGCTGGAGACCCGGGCCGAGCAGATCTGCTCCTTCGACGCGATGCTGATGCCGGGCCTGATGCAGACCCCGGAGTACGCCGAGGCGGTGATCCGCAACGCCGAGGGGAAGCGGGCCACCCCGTTCTCGGTGGCGAAGTGGATGCAGTTGCGGCTGGACCGGCAGCGGGTGCTGGAGCCCGATTTCGGGGTCACCGTCTCGGCGGTGATCGACGAGAGCGTGCTGCGCCGCCCGGTCGGCGGCCCGGCGTTGATGCGCGGCCAACTGAAGCACCTCGGCGAGCTGCTGCGCCGGCCCAACGTGCAGGTCCGGGTCCTCCCCGCCACCGTCGGCCTACACCCGGGCCTCGACGGCTCATTCGTCCTGTTCAGAATGCCGAAGCCCTACCCCGAAGTGGCCTACGCGGAGACACTCGGCGGCCGGCTCTTCATGGAAGCGCCGAAATCCAAACGGTACGCGGAGGCGTACGCTCGGTTGCAGCAGATGGCGCTCGACCCGACCGGGTCGGCGAGGCTGATCGCGACGATCGCAGAGGAGCTGTGA